The Oncorhynchus tshawytscha isolate Ot180627B linkage group LG20, Otsh_v2.0, whole genome shotgun sequence genome has a window encoding:
- the LOC112219318 gene encoding endoplasmic reticulum chaperone BiP has product MRLLCVVLLVTGSVFADDDDKRENVGTVIGIDLGTTYSCVGVFKNGRVEIIANDQGNRITPSYVAFTAEGERLIGDAAKNQLTSNPENTVFDAKRLIGRAWTDSAVQHDIKYFPFKVIEKKSKPHIQVDVGGGQLKTFAPEEISAMVLTKMKETAEAYLGKKVTHAVVTVPAYFNDAQRQATKDAGLIAGLKVMRIINEPTAAAIAYGLDKKDGEKNILVFDLGGGTFDVSLLTIDNGVFEVVATNGDTHLGGEDFDQRVMEHFIKLYKKKTGKDVRKDNRAVQKLRREVEKAKRGLSAQHQARIEIESFFDGEDFSEILTRAKFEELNMDLFRSTMKPVQKVMEDSDLKKTDIDEIVLVGGSTRIPKVQQLVKEFFNGKEPSRGINPDEAVAYGSAVQAGVLSGEEDTSDIVLLDVCPLTLGIETVGGVMTKLIPRNTVVPTKKSQIFSTASDNQPTVTIKVYEGERPLTKDNHLLGTFDLTGIPPAPRGVPQIEVTFEIDVNGILRVTAEDKGTGNKNKITITNDQNRLTPEDIERMVNDAERFADEDKKLKERIDARNELESYAYSLKNQISDKEKLGGKLSPEDKEAIEKAVEEKIEWMESHQDAELEDFQAKKKELEEVAQPIISKLYGSAGGPPTEGEAEGDQDQKDEL; this is encoded by the exons ATGAGGCTTCTGTGTGTAGTTCTGCTGGTCACCGGCAGCGTGTTTGCCGATGATGACGACAAGAGGGAAAACGTTGGGACCGTGATTGGAATCGACTTGGGGACCACCTATTCCTG TGTTGGTGTGTTCAAGAATGGCCGTGTTGAGATCATTGCAAACGACCAGGGAAACCGCATCACCCCATCGTATGTGGCCTTCACCGCTGAGGGGGAGCGTCTGATCGGTGACGCAGCCAAGAACCAGCTCACCTCCAACCCCGAGAACACAGTCTTTGACGCAAAGAGACTGATTGGCCGCGCCTGGACCGATTCCGCTGTGCAGCATGACATCAAGTACTTCCCCTTCAAG GTTATCGAGAAGAAGAGCAAGCCCCATATTCAGGTGGACGTTGGTGGTGGTCAGCTGAAGACCTTTGCTCCAGAGGAGATCTCTGCCATGGTTCTCACCAAGATGAAGGAAACTGCTGAGGCTTACCTGGGAAAGAAGGTcacacatgctgtggtcactgtACCCGCCTACTTCAATGATGCCCAGCGTCAGGCCACCAAGGATGCTGGACTCATCGCTGGCCTAAAAGTCATGAGGATCATCAACGAGCC AACCGCAGCAGCTATTGCCTATGGCCTGGACAAGAAGGACGGTGAGAAGAACATCCTGGTGTTCGACCTGGGCGGTGGTACCTTTGACGTGTCTCTCCTGACCATCGACAACGGTGTGTTTGAGGTGGTGGCCACCAATGGCGACACCCACCTGGGAGGAGAGGACTTTGACCAGCGTGTCATGGAGCACTTCATCAAGCTGTACAAGAAGAAGACCGGTAAGGATGTGCGCAAGGACAACCGTGCTGTGCAGAAGCTGCGTCGTGAGGTGGAGAAGGCCAAGAGAGGCCTGTCTGCCCAGCACCAGGCTCGCATTGAGATTGAGTCCTTCTTCGACGGAGAGGACTTCTCAGAGATCCTGACCCGTGCTAAGTTTGAGGAGCTCAACATG GACCTGTTCCGTTCCACCATGAAGCCTGTGCAGAAGGTGATGGAGGACTCTGACCTGAAGAAGACCGACATTGACGAGATTGTCCTGGTGGGCGGCTCCACTCGTATCCCCAAGGTCCAGCAGCTGGTGAAGGAGTTTTTCAATGGCAAGGAGCCCTCCAGAGGCATCAACCCTGACGAGGCTGTGGCCTACGGCTCTGCCGTGCAGGCTGGAGTGCTGTCTGGAGAGGAGGACACAA GTGACATTGTTCTTCTGGATGTGTGCCCCCTGACCCTGGGTATTGAGACTGTGGGAGGAGTCATGACCAAGCTGATCCCCAGAAACACTGTGGTGCCAACCAAGAAGTCCCAGATCTTCTCCACTGCCTCTGACAACCAGCCCACCGTCACCATCAAAGTTTACGAGG GTGAACGTCCCCTGACCAAAGACAACCACCTGCTGGGTACCTTCGACCTGACTGGCATCCCCCCCGCACCCCGGGGTGTGCCCCAGATCGAGGTCACCTTCGAGATTGACGTCAATGGCATCTTGCGCGTCACAGCCGAGGACAAGGGAACGGGCAACAAGAACAAGATCACCATCACCAACGACCAGAATCGTCTGACGCCTGAGGACATTGAGCGGATGGTCAACGATGCAGAGCGCTTTGCCGATGAGGACAAGAAGTTGAAGGAGCGCATTGATGCCCGCAATGAGCTTGAAAGCTACGCCTACTCGCTCAAGAATCAGATCAGTGACAAGGAGAAGCTGGGCGGCAAGCTCTCTCCCGAGGACAAGGAAGCCATAGAGAAAGCAGTAGAGGAGAAGATTGAGTGGATGGAGTCTCACCAAGATGCTGAGTTGGAGGACTTCCAGGCCAAGAAGAAGGAGCTGGAAGAGGTGGCGCAGCCCATCATCAGCAAGCTTTACGGAAGTGCAGGCGGTCCccctactgagggagaggcagagggagatcAGGATCAAAAGGACGAGTTGTAG